Part of the Bos indicus isolate NIAB-ARS_2022 breed Sahiwal x Tharparkar chromosome 6, NIAB-ARS_B.indTharparkar_mat_pri_1.0, whole genome shotgun sequence genome is shown below.
GAAGTGTGACCCGGAGGCTGCCCGCCACGTGGGCCCGCTCTGGGAGCCTCCAGCGGCCCTGGAGGGTGGTCCGAGGGCACGCCCACCAGCAGCAGGACCGAGGCGCAAGTCTGGCTCCAGCAGGCCACGCCCAGCGGGCCAGACTCAGGATGACGAAGACGAGACACCTGGGGACAAAcgcctggggaggggggcagagagGGCTCTGCGTCCTGCAGGAAGGCCGCACGGGTCCAGGGAGGGACCCCTGCCGCCGGACAGGGCAGCCTCTTGCCGTCGCGGGCCGTTCCACGGCACACGTGCGCGACGGCCATGGCAGCAAGGATGATGAAGACTGTGCAGGGGCCCAGGACGTGGCCTTCCAGAACTCCCAGCCTGGCTCCCAGCCCAACCCCGAACCAGCAAGGACCAAAACATGGTCAGAGAGTAAGGACATGCCCGCAGCTTGGGGCTGTTTGATGGCACCCCAGCCACGGTCCAAGTGGAGATGGTGACTTGCCCCTGGAGACAGCCAGGGCTTGACCGTCCCAATGAGACCCAGGGGCCAGGGCCAAATCCCCACTGATGGCTGCGGAGCCACAACTGTCTCCGAAGGAGGTGCCCTCTTCCCGGCAGCCAGGCGGCAGCGGGCTCCTGCCGGGAGACTGAGGAGGAGCCTGGGCCATTGCTCTGGGCCTAGAAGGACAGGCAGGGGGTGATCTCTGCTCCCTGGAGGCTAGGTGGGGCGCACGGTGTCTGAGAAAGGAACCCGGGAGCCCGGTACCCCTCCCAGGATGCTGAGAGCTGAGATGGCCCCTGACGGTTGGGGTGCTCAGGCCACCGAGCCAGCAAGTGGAGAAGAGGCTGCTTTAATGCTGGGGTTAGGTGTTCCCACCACAGAGAACAGGGTCAGGGCTTGCTGCAGGTAAACTGCCTCCCCCAGTTCAAACACTGACATCCTTACCCCCAGGACCTTGGAATGTGAGTGCTGTTTGGAGTGGGAGCCTTTAAAAAGGCGACTGGTAACAGTGGGGCCCTGGGCACCAAGCCCTGAGGCAGGGGGATGGGCGCTGATCTTGGGGTTCACATGGAGAATGGCCAAACCAAAACCCTTGCCCAGGATAAGGCAACTGGTGGGCCCGGATACCCGTGTGCTTCGTGTGGACGGGGCAGCAGGTTCAGAGCGGTTCGGGGGACGACCAGACCTTGCCTTCCATCTGCTCAGCCAGGCCTgcactgccccccgccccccgagcCGAGGCGGCTCTGGGAGGGCAGCAGATGGCGGGGGCAGGGGTCGGGCCCACTTCTGCTGGGGGCGCTCCTCTCCTCACCGGGGGCCTCTCCACACCTTGCCCTGCGGGCTCCATCTGTCCTGGGATGCAGGTGAGGTGGGGAGGAGCCCCAGGGTTCTGCACCACCCCTGTGgcttccctgccctctgcccacacGTCCGTCCACGGCCCCTAGGGTGTCCTCGTCTGGACATGCCATCTGTTTCCTCTCGGGGCCAGATAAGCAGCCCAGATGGCCGTGGAGTGGACGCTGTCAGCCTCTCTCCGCTGGACAGTCTGGCCCAGGCAGCCTGGAAAGCCCCGCCGGCGGGTCCAGGGGGCAGTCTGGCTGGGCCTCAGGAAGAGTGACTCTTCTGGGCTCTGTCTGCCCCAGGCCACCCCCTCCGGCAGAGCCTCAGGTCCCGCCCTCCAGGGGACACGGTGGGCTCACTACAGCCAGTGGTGACAGCGGAGACCCCAGACAGGCAGGGCGGGCACTCCAACTCAACACTTGTCTGCATCCCAGCCGAGCGGAGTCCTGCTCCCACGGGTGGGCAGAGGCCTCGGGTGGGCCGGCGGGGATGGCCGTGCTCCAGCCAGGCCGCGCGTCCCCAGTGCCCACCGTGAAGGCTGTCCCCGAGACTGTGAGTCGTAAAGCACTTTAAGGGGTGagtgaggggtgggaggagacCAACAGAAGGGAGGACTGGCTGGCAGGCTGTTGGCAGTTGGGCCCAGCCTGGCTCCTGGCCGCCCAGGCTCACGGTCAGCACAGGCCCAGTCGCTGGGCAGCAGAGGCCCTCAAGAGGCAGGGGCCTCCAGGTACCGCACGGGGCTGGAGAAGGGGCCTGGCCGGGCCCAGTAGTCCACAGCACAAACCCGATAGGAGCCGGAGACCACAGCTGTGTCTGCGGACAGAGGTACATGCCTGTCTGTAGCCTGAACCCCTTATCCCCCCAAACTCCAGGTGTCAAAAGGCCCTGGACCACCCCACTCCCCCCAGGGATTGTGCTGAGGTGGTGGGCACACCTGGGCTGAACACGAACAGGTTAAAAGTCGAAGGCTTCCTGCTGATGGGAGCGAACACCCCACCCTCCGGGCAGAACTGGATCTCGTAGGTCCACAGGCACCTGGGGAGGTCAGACCAGGGCTGGGGTCCAGGGGGCTGCAGAAAGGGCAGGCCCAGagcccttccctccccctcccaggcTCTGAACACTCTCCCTGCAGTGACGACGGCCACCCTGGCTGGGAGCAGAGAGCTGGAACACAAGTGTCCCAGGCTGGTCCCCTGAAGGCGCCCCTACCCTACGACATCAGACAGGCGCAGAGCCATGGGCCTTGGTGCCAACAGTGGAGGCAGGTGAGTGTGGGGGACAGGGGCATATCCTGCCGGGAGCAGTCCGAGGGGCGCTGGGGCCCTGCAGCGGGGAGGACTTGGGGGCTGAGGCGGGGTGGAGGGCAGAGGTAGGGGCGGTGACCGCACTCACGCACTTGGAACCCACACGCTCATCCGACCAGACCAAAAGCAGCTGCCCGCGGGTCAGGGGCAGAGCACGGAGCCGAGTCACCTGGGGGAGCGAAGCACAGGGTTGGCGGAGCGGGGCGCCCGGGGCGTGCGGCGGGGTCGGGTGGAGGGGAGCGGCCGCTTGCCTGGCCCGGCGGCTCCTCGGGGCGCGCGCACACGTGCACCAGCAGCAGCGAGGGCAGAGCGAGCGGAGGGCGCAGCGTCAGGCGGCCGCTGCTGGGGAAGGAGCGCGGTTTCACGGCCGCAGGGTCCTGGGGACAGAGTCGGACGCTCGGGACCCTGGGACCTCAGGaggcgccccggccccgccccgccccctccccgcggaCCTCGGCCGCGCGCATGCGCCGGAACTGCGCTGCAGAGGGGAAGACCGGCATGCCCAGGCGCCGCCACTCGCCGTAGGGGTTGCAGAGCCAGTTGTCCACGTAAAGCTCGACGAAGACGACCTCTGCGGAGCCAGATGCTGGGGCCGCGCCTCGCCTCCTCCAGGCCCCGCCCGCCCCAGGGCCGGGGTCTCCTCCCCGCGACCCCTACTCACCGGGGCCCGGGGGCACCCCCTGCAGGCTGAGAATCAAGGGGACCGTGCGGTTGGCGTGGGCGCGGGTGTCATCGCTTCCGTAGACCAGCACCGTGGCGCGCCAGGCGTCGGCCGGGCCAGTGGGGCGGTGAACGCTGGCCAGGACGCCCACCGTGTGGTTGCTGTCCAGCACCGTGCCGCCCCGCGACACCTCGGCCCAGAGCTGCTCGCCGTCTGCAGGCACGCGGGGGCGGTCAACACGGGGGTCTTGGCCGCTCTGCCCTCCCGGGCCGGGCTTCCCACCGTTCGCCCTCCGCGGGAGGTCCCCGGCCACGCCACAACCTCCTTGGCCCCGTGAGCTAGGAACAGGGCGCGGAGGGGCGAGAGAAGAGCTCCCCGCTCCGCAGCAGGGTCCGTCGGCCCtcgggcctttgcacaggctacTCCTGGCCTAGAGAGAGCGGCCCGCCGCTCACCCAGCAGGGCCAGCAGCGCCATGGCGGTGAGCACCGGCTTGCGCAGCAGCTGCACGTGCGGCGGCCGCGTGTCGTTGACCTGGAAGCGCGCGGTGAGCGTGCGCTGGGAGAACTGGTGCGGGTGGTAGCTCAGGAAGGCGTTGTCGTTGCTCAGGAGCGCATAGCGGACGGCCGAGCTGGCGTTCGCCAGCAGCAGGTTCTGGTGCTGCGCGACGACCTGCGGACGTCGGGCGTCTGGGACCGCGCCGGTGGGGCGCCCGCCCCTCCCACCCGGGGCTCCCGGGGGCGGGCCCACCTTCACGACCATGGCCGCGTAGGTCACGTCGGCCCTCCAGGGCTGCGGCAGGGACCAACCCACCAGCGGGTCGGCCTCGTCGTTGTAAATGGGGGTGTCAGCGAACTTGGGGAAGAGCCGCTGTATCTGCTGTACGACCGCCGCCTCCTGCTCTAGGATGAAGATAGAGCTGCCCGCGCCCTGCGAGCGGCCGCTTGAGCACCTCGGGAGGGCCGCCGAGGGGCCTCCGGCGGGGCGCGGGGCggcggtgggggggggtggtggcggAAGGGCGGGGTCCCCAGCCTACCTTCTTGTGCAGAGCGATGTAGTCCAGCCGCACGCCCACCTCCCCGGTAAAGAAGTTGCTGCCGTTGTTACAGTGCCCCAGGAGGCCCCAGCAGAGCGGCGAGCGGGGCGGCGCGTGGAAGGCGTCTCCAGGGCCGCCCAGGCGCAGAGCCGGGCTGGCTGCTCTCAGACCCTCGGAGCAGGCGTCGTAGTAGTTCAAGAAGCCTGGTTGGGAAGGACACAGAGTCCATACCGCGGGGCCAGAGGGGCCCGCTGCCAACCCCCTCGCAGATCCACAGGACCCCAAGAGGCCGGCTCACCCACCTTGCAAGGTCATGGACACGTTGTCAAAGTCGTGGTGGTCTGGCTCGTTCCACGTCTCAAAATTCCACTTGGAAACATGCTCGAGGCCATACCTACCTGTAGAGGGTCCTCGCTGTGGCAAGAGGACCCCTCCTCTGGGGCGGTGTCACCAGCTCATGGAGCCCTCCAGGGAGGGGCAACCATGGCTGGGAGGTTTGGATGTGATGGGATGGTCTGGGTTCCCGGGAGCTGGACCCCCCTGCCCTGTCCCTCGCCCATCAGGAGGCCTTGGCTTGGTGACTTCATGAGAAAACCAGGTGAGGGGGTGGGACGGAGGGCAGCCTGCCCAGGAGTGCCCGCCCCGTCCCCGCAGGGCATGCGCCCTGCCCACCGATGTATCTCCTGGCGAGGAGAGAGACCAGGTTCCTCCACTCGAACACCTGCTGCTTGTCCTCAAAGTTGGTGAAGCGTCCAGAGGGGCTGCCCATCAGCTCGAAGCCTGCAGCAACGAGGGTGGCGTCCCACCGCTCACCTGCCTGGTGCAGCCAGGCGGGCACAGAGGCAGCCCCAAGTGGGCAGCCAGGAGGACCCAGAAGAACCCGGCCAAGGAGAGATGGGGAGGCCAGTGGCACCAGGGCGATGTGGCAGCTTACCTGGGACGAGCTGGTTCTCCCTGAGAAGGTCCAGGTACCGATCCAGGTGGGTGAAGTTGTAGCGCAGGCCCTGCCCGACCAGCCCCCTGTGGAATGATGCTCAGTgtcagggtggggaggtgggccGGGGGCTGAGACCGCAGCCACACTCAAGCAGCTTGGGAACCAGCAGAGCGCCCTGCAGGACTAGGCTCCAGACGCAGCTGGCCTTTCTCCTCTGAGAAGGTAACCGTGTGAGCCTAGTGGTCACTCACAGCCTAGTACGCACGGGTATGTCTGTACTGGAAGCCCACCCTCAAGCCTTCAGGAACTCAGAACAGCCTGGGGCTCGGAGTAGGAGGGAGCAGGCATGTCTTTTGGAAAAGGTGCCAGAGGATGGAGGCGGGGAGAGCAAGACAGCTCACAGCGAAGGGGGAGGCTGTGTGGTGGGCCTGGCAGGACACTGCACCACCAGATCCTGCACCTCCTGGGGCCAGGGGCCTGGATCTGGCTCCACAAGACCCCTGCACCCCCCTACTGTGAGATACTGTGGACACAGCACCCCTGCGCCCTCCCGCTCTGAGCGATACTGTGGACACAGCACCCCCCCCAACTGTGAGAGGTACTGTGGACACAGTACCCCACCCCTCCCACTGTGGGAGGTACTGTGGACACAGTACCCCACCCCTCCCACTGTGAGAGGTACTGTGGACACAGtaccaccaccccctcccactGAGAAGTACTGTGGACACAGtaccaccaccccctcccactGAGAAGTACTGTGGACACAGCACCCCTGAACCCTCCCACTGTGAGGTACTGTGAACACAGTATCTCACTCCTCCCACTGTGAGAGGTACTATGGACACggtacccccaccccctcccactgtGAGAGGTACTGTGGACACAGTACCCCATGCCCTCCCACTCTGAGAGGTACCATGGACAGGTCCCCTGCCTGCTTCTACTTGGAGAGGTACTGTGGACACAGCACCCCTGCCCTTTCCCCATTCTGAGAGACAACCTGGCCACAGCACCCCAGCCCCATCCCCCTCTGCCAGGCACCCTGGATAGTatacctgccccctccccactcttcCAGGCACCATGGACAGTACCCCAGCATCCTCCCCCCTCTGAGAGGCACTGTGGACAGCACCCCTGCCTCTTCCTACTCTGAGAAGCAATGTGAGcccctttttttccttcatatgttTTTGAGGCTTAATTTTTTTAGCGCACTTTGGATTCACAGCAAAATGAGAGGGAAGTAGAGACTTTCCCATTTGCCCTTGCCACCCTACAGGCAAAGCCCCGCCCCCATAATCAACTCCCAGAGTGGGACATTTGTTACCATTTTTGAACCCACACTGACATAATCACCCCAAAACCACAGTTCTGGGTGGTGGTGTGGAGGTAACGCGAGGGAGCCGAGCGGATGGAtttaggaggaggaggggcagcaCGCTCTGACTGAGGGCGAGCTAGGAGGGGAGTCCAGCCACCGGGGTTTTGCTTGAGGACCTGGGTGGGGGGCGGCTGCAgcaggcaggggcaggaagggggAAGCTGAGTAAGATGGGCCTTGGCCATGCTGGTGTGGCGCGGCGGTGAGCATCCGAGGGGAACCCGGCTCGGGGGCTGGCAAAGGGAGCCGGTGCCCGCTGGTCACGCCGAGGCGTGCAGGGCGGGCGGAGCAGAGAGGGTCTGAGGCCCGCCGGTCCAGATCGTAGCGGGAGGTGCAGCTGCGCCCCCAGCGGCTCCCTCCcgcgcgcggcggcggcggcggcggcgggctgAGGATGAAGTCCTGGGAAatcctgccctgccctgctctgtTCTGTCTCACACCGGTCTGGGCTGACCAGCGCTGAGCCCCGGACGGAGAGCGAGAGCTTGGGCAAGTCAGCACCTCCCTCCCGGGCCTCCGGCCCCCCACTCTTCTCTACACAAAGTCAAGGCCAAGCCACCACGCACCCAGGTGCCTCTGGCTCAGGCTCGGTCTTCCCGCCTCCGGGGGGCCAGACCCACGGCACGTGCGCAGCGGTGAtccgccccctcccccctccaaagGTCACAATCAGCAGCAAACGGAAAAAACCTTAAGCAATAGGGTAAAAATTAAATGCGCGGCAGGGGGCAGGTTCCAAAGTCCCgcaggtgggggtgggtgacTCTGAGGAGCGGGTGCCAGGCTCTCTCTGCGGATCCCGCGAGCGAGGCAGGCCTCGGGTAAATGCTGTTCCCGCGTTCTGATCCCGGGCCAGCAGGGTGCCGCTAGGGGAGCCCCAGCCGCAGGGCCGATGCCAGCCCGTCACTCCGAGCGGACCTGAGAGTCCGCTGACCCGTCCGGCGTCGGCCCCCGGAAATGCCCTGGGGGTCGGGACACTTGCTCCTCGGGGACCAGAAGACCCAACATTGGGGGATCCCGGGCCCAGAATCCCGGAGGGGTGGCCCTTGGGCCCCACTGTTGGTGCCCAGGTCTCCATCCGTCTCAGCCCCCACTGGGGAAGGAATGGGAGCGATCAAAGCCAGCGAGAGGGCTGAGCCAGCGCTGCAGTGCGCGGCCCAGCCCAGCGACCCCCTGCAGGGGCCGGGGTCACCGACGCAGTCGCCCCAGCTCCTCTCCACCCTGCCGCCCCGCAGGGGCCAATCCTGGGTGGGAGGCACAGGCGGGGTCGCCTTCCGCTCCTGCAAGGGGGCCGGGCCGCGGCGGGCGCACAGCGGCGGCTGCACAACAGCTTCATTCATCGCGCAGGCGGCCAGCGGGACGGCGCCgagcccacccccgcccctctgCCCGAGCGCGTGCGCCGCGAGGACCCGGCGGGCGGCGCGCAGGTGAGTGCTCGCGTCCGCCGGGCGGGGCCCAGGCCCCTCTTGTGGAAGAGTGGGGACGCCGGGTGGggatgccccccgccccccgcccccggctgGCGCGGGAAGGGATGCGCGGGCAGGCGGGGGCGCAGGGTGGGGCCGGGGTTGCTCGGCTTGGGGGGCGGTGCGGAGTGGGGGGCGCACTCGTGAGGGGGGCGACGGGCAGACCATGTGTGGAAATGCACGCGGCGGGAGCCCGGGCTGCTCCTGCTTGGTGCGGGTGGGACGCGCGGAGCCGGCATGGGCGAGTGCGCAGGGCGGGGCCGAGAGCGCCGAAGCGCCCTCCGGTCGGGGCGCGCCCTACGGCCGGGCCTGCGTGCGActgggcagtggggagaggaacCGCGAGCTGCGCCCTGGAGATGAGGATGGGCTGGCTCTTCTCACGTGCCGTGGGGATACAAAGCTCCTTTCCAAATACGTGAACTCAGCTATGCAGACGGTGATTTAAGGACCAGTATTAAACAACTGTGCACAGGATTGGAGGAGGCAAACGAAGGGCGGTccaccccccgacccccgccCTCCCCGTGCCCTCTGTGGTCCAGCCACGCGCCAGGGCCCTGCTGTCTCCTGCCCACGGAGAAAAGTCTGCAGTGGGCTTCAGCCAGCAAGGCCCCGGGCCCCAAGGCAGTGCCTGTATTCCTGCTTAGACCACAGTGAAGAACACGGGCCTCAAAGCACAGGGGGCAGACGGGCTTGGCTCAGGCCCGGGGGGTCCTGCTGGTCTCGCCAAGGACAGGAGCGAAGCCTCAGCTGTATCTCCTCACTTGCTTAgaagcaggggctgggggagtaGAAGGCCCAACCCCACCACCACGACAGCCAGGCCAGCCTGGAGGACAGCCCTCCCGGAGCGTCTCCAcccacccagcccccagcacGGTGCTCCGCACGTGGTCGGTCCCCAGAACGCCGGCCCGCCCgcctccaggctcccctcccctccccacaccagcTCCCGGGCCCATCACATCCCACCACTGCCACTCCACGCACTCAGGAACCCCCATGTGCACAGCCTGGGCCTTACCCACCCAAGGAGACTACCAGGGTGGGCAAAGCACCCCTTCCCCAGGCTGAGGCCCCCAGTTCCACCTCTGCCCACGTGGCAGTTCCCGCACTGCTGGTAGCAGGGTTGGAAGATAAGCGCTGTGACCCGGAGGCTGCACTCTCTCCAGCCCAGAGAGGACTCTTATCTGCCCCTGGGCAGCTGTGACTCATCCTGCCTGCTTGTTGGCCAGTGGCTCCTGTAAATAAACCACATCCTTGGGCAAACAGCTCCCTGCTAGGGCCAAGTGGGCCCTGGGCAGGACTCTGGGCAGTGTGGGGGGGGCatactggggtgggagggggcacactgaggggtggggggggtgcgCTGGGGTGGCCCAGGCTCTGGCGGAGTCCTCAAGGGCAAGGATTCTGTTGAGCTGAGCAGTGGGGCCTGGGCGCTGACCACACTGCCCGCTTCTGCAGGTGTGGGGAGACCTCCCACTCTCGGGCGTTCCCCCGCCCATCCTGGGGTTCCACCCCCATCTTTGCCCCCAAATGGGGCCCCGGGCTTCCCCAGCCAGGCTGTGGATGTGAGAACACGGCACACCTTTCAGGGGGCTCTGGGGGAAGGTCCCAGAGTGAGTGTTAGGAACCTGGAGAGATCTCTGCCCGCCCCCCATCACCCGGGCCTTGGAGGACAGCAGGCCCAGGCCAGCTCTGCCTTGCAGCCCCATCATAGCAACCCTGGCCCGGCGCCCAGGGTGGAGGACACTCACGGCCCAGGAGATGGGCTCCTCTCCCCACATTGCTCCTCAGACACCCACCTGTTCCTTTTCAAGGTGGGAGAACTGACGTTCCGAGTGACCTTTAGGGCAGCAACACCCACAGTTCACTGTGTGTGGGACGTGAGGGTAGTCCTCTAAAGTGACTGTTTACCTTCCCACTGGCCTCGAGAGGCAGGTCCCACCACCCTGGAGGAGCGGACAGAGGTGTGGTGGGGCCAGACACCCGCCCTCAGGGTCAGCACCTGGCTGAGAGCCAGCCGGTTGGGCTCCAGAGGGCAGACCCAAGGCCCCCGCCCCCCCAGCAGAAAGGACACGCTCGGCTGGTCATTGGATCTCAATACCGGCAACCCTGGAGTCCGAGGGCCTGCACTCCACACAGACCCAGGGCAGGAGCCGGGCCGTGTCTGCCTGGGGCCCAGCCAGCTCCGGCACGGACCAGACCCACCTCTTGGAAGATGGGACGTCCAGGGATGGCGCTGGGAGACGCGTCCTCCCTGCAGACCCCCACCCTTGCCCATGCTCCGAGCTGAGGGCTCACCCTGCTGGCTGCCCCCCGCCCCTACCCCAGCCGCCCTGTCCGCACCTGGAGCCCCGCTCCTGGGAGGCTGGAAGCTTAGGAAAGGCCCACACAATCGTCACTCTCTGAGCCTCTGATTACAGAACTCCCCGGATTAGCTGCTCAGGTAACGCTCATCTTGGGGAAACCTGTGACTCAGCAGTCTCTGAAGTAAATGATTTAACTGCAAGCCAAGCAAGCTGGGCAGTCAGATGCTGAGCACAGACCACTGCCTGCTGGCCAGCGCGGGCCAGCTCAGCCTGAGCCCACCGCTGCACGCCCCACCTGCAGACTGAGCCAGAGGGTCCCCGGGACAGACGCGCCAGGCCTGAACTACCCGCCGAGCCTGGGAGGGGGTCCCTCAGGTAAGAGTCCCCCAGGGCCCGCTGCAGGACAGCGGGGCTCTGGACTACCTAGCCACAGCAGAGGTCAGCGCCCCCGTCTGCAGAGTGGCAAGGCCCGACCCCAAGGTTTCCTCTGTGGACTCCCAGGCGTTCAAACAGTCCTCAACCGATGCCTCTGGACCCCGGAATTCTGGCTGAGCTCAGGGGACCCCATGTGGTGTGCTCACCCAACAGAGCCCCCAGGGGCAGCGCCCGCCTCATGCAGGGCCGGACCTGAACCCACCCTCCTCACACAGGGCcgccccaggccccagggcccAGCCCCACGTGCACCTGCCGGGGTGACCAGGCTCTGAGCGGGCAGAGACCATCACGAGGGGGGCATCAAGAGCAGAAGGCCGGAGGGCCCTCAGGACAGCTGGGAACAGTGCCCCGGTGCTCGCTGAGCAGGCGGCAGGTCGGGCTGGGCCCGCGCGGCAGGCTGCCCTCTGGACGGTGAGGACAGTTGGCACACGCTTCCCAAGGTGCCCGTGGGGTCTGAGCCAGAACCCAGCTGCGTTAACTCGCGCTGGGAAAGGGGGCCTGCCATCCAGGACCCCCTGGCAGGCAACAGGCGTGTAGCCTCACTGCCCCCGCAGCTGCACCACACACGCAGGAGGTCTGCCCGAGGAGCGGCCACGGCAGGCGCTGCTGCAGCGTGGACTCGGGGCTCCGGCCTCTGCAGGGCCCCTCCTCTTGGCCTGGGCCAGGTGTCCGCATATCGGGTGGAGCGGCCTCTGCTGTGGGCGCGGGCCGCTGGGGCTGTGTGTGCACGGGAGCCCGGTCCGGCCGTGCGTCTGGCTCCCACGAGGCCCCCTGACCCTGACAGCTTGGCCACCCCGACGGCGACACCCACCTCCGCCCGCTTTGCAGGTTCTCCCAGGGGGCCCACTGCCCCACGATGGAAGCGTCCCCCGAGTACACGGAGTGGGGCGGGCAGCTGGTGCTGGTCCGACggcgccccccgccgcccccaggCCTGGGTGAGGCCCTGAAGGCTGGGCTGCGGCGGAGCTGCGCCTGCAGCCTGCAGGGCACCTGGGCGCAGCTGCAGGCCCTGTTCCCTGCAGTCCACTGGCTCCGCCAGTACCGGCCCCGGGAAGCGCTGGTGGGCGACGTCATGTCTGGGCTGGTCATCGGCATCATCCTGGTGCCACAGGCCATCGCCTACTCGCTGCTGGCCGGGCTGCAGCCCATCTACAGCCTCTACACGTCCTTCTTCGCAAACCTCATCTACTTCCTCATGGGCACCTCACGCCACGTCTCCGTGGGCATCTTCAGCCTGCTCTGCCTCATGGTGGGCCAGGTGGTGGACCGCGAACTCCTGCTGGCTGGCTTCGACCCCGCCCAGGATGGCCTGGAGCCTGGGGCCAACCGCAGCAGCCTCAACGGCTCAGCCGCCGCGCTGGTGCTTGGGCTGCAGGACTGCGCGCGGGACTGCTACGCCATCCGCGTGGCCACCGCCCTCACGCTGGTGGCTGGGCTTTACCAGGTGAGGGGCTGCACCTGCGCCCACATGGGGAGCCTGTCCGGGCAGCCGTGGGCTGTGGCCCCGGGCCCAGGCATgccccactgccccacctggCCCCAAGTCCCCCCTGGCTTCCTGTCCCAAGTGGGACCCTGGGGCCCACCTGCCTTCCCGAGGCCTCCCCGCACCAGGGCACCTACCTCTTCCCAAAGGTCaccccagtccctgccctcagctcTCCTGGGAGGGGAGTGGCATGCCTTCCAACGCATGGAGTCCCCGTGCGTGAGGCCCTGCTGCGCCCCGCGGCCACGGCGTGTGCTCCAGCGTCTGCTGGGCCTGTGTGCGCACACACGTGCGCAGGCCGCCTCGCGTGGGCCCCAGGGAGACAGGCAGTGTGAGGGCGGGGTGGGGCTGTCCACCTGCAGCCGCGGCTCGTCCACAGGTTCTCATGGGCATCCTCGGGCTGGGCTTCGTGTCCGCCTACCTCTCGCAGCCGCTGCTGGATGGCTTCGCCATGGGGGCCTCAGTGACCATCCTGACCTCCCAGCTCCGGCACCTGCTGGGCGTGCGGGTCCCGCGGCACCAGGGGCCAGGCCTGGTGGTCAGTACGTGGCTGAGCCTGCTGCGCAGCGCCGGGCAGGCCAACCTGTGTGACGTGCTCACCAGCGCCGTGTGCCTGGCCGTGCTGCTGGCCGCCAAGGAGCTCTCGGACCGCTTCCGGCACCGCCTGAGGGTGCCCCTGCCCGCCGAGCTGCTGGTCATCGTGGTGGCCACGATCGTGTCCCACCTCGGGCAGTTCCATGAGCGCTTTGGCTCTAGCGTGGCGGGCGACATCCCCACCGGCTTCATGGCCCCGCGGGTGCCAGACGCAGGGCTGATGTGGCGGGTGGCGCTGGACGCCGCCTCCCTGGCCCTAGTGGGCTCCGCTTTCTCCATCTCGCTGGCGGAGATGTTCGCCCGCAGCCACGGCTACGCTGTGCGTGCCAACCAGGAGCTCCTGGCCGTGGGCTGCTGCAACGTGCTGCCCGCCTTCTTCCACTGCTTCGCCACGAGCGCCGCCCTGGCCAAGAGCCTGGTGAAGACGGCCACGGGCTGCCACACGCAGCTGTCCAGCGTGGTCAGCGCCGCCGTGGTGCTGATGGTGCTCCTGGTGCTGGCGCCGCTGTTCCGGGACTTGCAGCGGAGCGTGCTGGCCTGTGTCATCGTGGTCAGCCTGCGTGGGGCCCTGCGCAAGGTGCGGGACGTCCCACGCCTGTGGCGGCTCAGCCCTGCCGACGCGCTGGTCTGGGTGGCCACGGCGGCCACCTGCGTGCTGGTCAGCACCGA
Proteins encoded:
- the IDUA gene encoding alpha-L-iduronidase isoform X10 → MRPPRPSAALLAVLGALWVAALVAAEAPHLVRVDAARALRPLRPFWRSTGFCPPLPHGQADRYDLSWDQQLNLAYVGAVPHGGIEQVRTHWLLDLITARGLVGQGLRYNFTHLDRYLDLLRENQLVPGFELMGSPSGRFTNFEDKQQVFEWRNLVSLLARRYIGRYGLEHVSKWNFETWNEPDHHDFDNVSMTLQGFLNYYDACSEGLRAASPALRLGGPGDAFHAPPRSPLCWGLLGHCNNGSNFFTGEVGVRLDYIALHKKGAGSSIFILEQEAAVVQQIQRLFPKFADTPIYNDEADPLVGWSLPQPWRADVTYAAMVVKVVAQHQNLLLANASSAVRYALLSNDNAFLSYHPHQFSQRTLTARFQVNDTRPPHVQLLRKPVLTAMALLALLDGEQLWAEVSRGGTVLDSNHTVGVLASVHRPTGPADAWRATVLVYGSDDTRAHANRTVPLILSLQGVPPGPGPCGRETALLPQQRPPDAAPSARSALAAAGARVRAPRGAAGPGDSAPCSAPDPRAAAFGLVG
- the IDUA gene encoding alpha-L-iduronidase isoform X8, with the translated sequence MRPPRPSAALLAVLGALWVAALVAAEAPHLVRVDAARALRPLRPFWRSTGFCPPLPHGQADRYDLSWDQQLNLAYVGAVPHGGIEQVRTHWLLDLITARGLVGQGLRYNFTHLDRYLDLLRENQLVPGFELMGSPSGRFTNFEDKQQVFEWRNLVSLLARRYIGRYGLEHVSKWNFETWNEPDHHDFDNVSMTLQGFLNYYDACSEGLRAASPALRLGGPGDAFHAPPRSPLCWGLLGHCNNGSNFFTGEVGVRLDYIALHKKGAGSSIFILEQEAAVVQQIQRLFPKFADTPIYNDEADPLVGWSLPQPWRADVTYAAMVVKVVAQHQNLLLANASSAVRYALLSNDNAFLSYHPHQFSQRTLTARFQVNDTRPPHVQLLRKPVLTAMALLALLDGEQLWAEVSRGGTVLDSNHTVGVLASVHRPTGPADAWRATVLVYGSDDTRAHANRTVPLILSLQGVPPGPEVVFVELYVDNWLCNPYGEWRRLGMPVFPSAAQFRRMRAAEDPAAVKPRSFPSSGRLTLRPPLALPSLLLVHVCARPEEPPGQVTRLRALPLTRGQLLLVWSDERVGSKCVPVDLRDPVLPGGWGVRSHQQEAFDF